The window TATCAGTTAAACGGTAATACGCCAGATCCCGAACGGTTGATACGCCGGGTCGATCCGCATGAATTGGTACTTGCCGTGCCAGGTCCAGCGATGGCCGTTCATCAAGTCTTCGCCGTGGGTACTGGCGTCGTCGGGCAAGCCCATTTCCCACAGTGGCAATTCGAAATTCGCTTCCTGGACGTTATGCGGATCAAGGCTGACGGCCACCAGAATGAAATTGCTGCCATCCGCGCTGCGTTTGCCAAAGTAAAAAATGTTGTCGTTCCAGGCGTTGTAGACCTTCAGGCCCAGATGCGTCTGCAGCGCCGGGTTCTGCCGGCGGATGCGGTTGAGCTGGGCGATCTCGGCAATGATGTTGCCCGGTGCATTGAAGTCCCGCGGGCGAATTTCGTATTTCTCGGAGTTGAGGTACTCCTCCTTGCCCGGCACCGGTGCCGCTTCGCACAGTTCGAAGCCTGAATACATGCCCCACAGACCGGAGCCCATGGTGGCCAGCGCCGCGCGGATCAGAAAACCGGCGCGCCCCGACTCATGCAAAAACGCCGGGTTGATGTCCGGTGTGTTGACGAAGAAGTTTGGCCGGAAGCATTCGCGCCACGGTGATTCGTTGAGTTCGGTGAAGTAAGTGGCCAGCTCGGACTTGTTGTTGCGCCAGGTGAAGTAGGTGTAGCTCTGGGAGTAACCGACCTTGCCCAACCGCGCCATCATTGCCGGGGTGGTAAAGGCTTCGGCCAGGAAGATCACCTCGGGGTACAGCGCCCGCACATCGGCGATCAACCACTGCCAGAACGGCAGCGGTTTGGTGTGAGGGTTATCGACGCGGAACAGCTTCACGCCCTCCTCGACCCAACCCACGACGATGTCGCGCAACTCGACCCACAGGCTCGGAATCGCATCGGTGGCATAAAAATCGACGTTGACGATGTCCTGGTATTTCTTCGGCGGGTTCTCGGCATATTTGATCGTGCCGTCGGGACGCCAGTTGAACCAGCCCGGATGCTGTTGCAGCCACGGGTGATCCTGAGAACACTGAATGGCAAAATCGAGGGCGATTTCCAGTCCATGATCTGCGGCCCTGGCGACAAGTCGCCGGAAGTCTTCACGCGTGCCCAGCTCTGAATGAATGGCTTCGTGACCGCCCTCTTCGCTGCCAATGGCATACGGGCTGCCCGGATCGTCCGGCCCGGCAGTCAGGGAATTGTTCGGGCCTTTGCGGTAGCTGCGGCCGATCGGGTGGATCGGCGGGAAGTACAGCACATCGAAACCCATGTCCTGGATCATCGGCAGCCGCGAATGTACATCGTTGAAGGTGCCATGACGGGCCGGATCGTCGGTGATCGAACGCGGAAACAATTCATACCAACTGGCGAACTGCGCCAGGTCCCGTTCGACGTCGAGCGGGTACTCAGGACTGATGCTCAAATAGGGACGATGATCGGCCAGCGTCATCAGCTCGGCGCTACGCTGGTGCAGAAACAGCTCGACCTGCTCGATTTCGAGCAACCCCGACAGATCATGGTGCAGCGTCGCCAGTTGCTCGCTCAGTTGTCCTTCGGTGCGTTCGGCAGCTTGCTGGACCAGCGTTCGCCCTTCCTGCAACTCCAGGCTGATCGGCACCCGGGCGGCGTGTTTTTTCTCCAGCTCATAACAGAAGCTGGCGAACTGATCGATCCAGGCTTCGATGCAAAACACATAACGGCCCTGGCGCGCGACCCGGAACTGACCCTGCCAACCGTTATTGCCCAGATCGGCCATGACTTCGCTATGCCAGGTTTCCTCGCCCTCGGCATGCCAGCGCACCCGCACCGCCAACTTGTCGTGACCGTCGGCGAACACTTTGCTGGTCACCACCACGTCCTGACCCACAACGGCT of the Pseudomonas frederiksbergensis genome contains:
- a CDS encoding alpha-1,4-glucan--maltose-1-phosphate maltosyltransferase, whose protein sequence is MTAEKPTELNYNPHMPLSQALLLPRIAIENTMPTLDGGQFAVKAVVGQDVVVTSKVFADGHDKLAVRVRWHAEGEETWHSEVMADLGNNGWQGQFRVARQGRYVFCIEAWIDQFASFCYELEKKHAARVPISLELQEGRTLVQQAAERTEGQLSEQLATLHHDLSGLLEIEQVELFLHQRSAELMTLADHRPYLSISPEYPLDVERDLAQFASWYELFPRSITDDPARHGTFNDVHSRLPMIQDMGFDVLYFPPIHPIGRSYRKGPNNSLTAGPDDPGSPYAIGSEEGGHEAIHSELGTREDFRRLVARAADHGLEIALDFAIQCSQDHPWLQQHPGWFNWRPDGTIKYAENPPKKYQDIVNVDFYATDAIPSLWVELRDIVVGWVEEGVKLFRVDNPHTKPLPFWQWLIADVRALYPEVIFLAEAFTTPAMMARLGKVGYSQSYTYFTWRNNKSELATYFTELNESPWRECFRPNFFVNTPDINPAFLHESGRAGFLIRAALATMGSGLWGMYSGFELCEAAPVPGKEEYLNSEKYEIRPRDFNAPGNIIAEIAQLNRIRRQNPALQTHLGLKVYNAWNDNIFYFGKRSADGSNFILVAVSLDPHNVQEANFELPLWEMGLPDDASTHGEDLMNGHRWTWHGKYQFMRIDPAYQPFGIWRITV